In Deinococcus ficus, a single genomic region encodes these proteins:
- a CDS encoding YdeI/OmpD-associated family protein, which yields MSEALVFETPDHLWRWLEQHHADQPELWVRVFKKASGTPSVTWDDLVVTALSWGWIDGQRRALDEVSFLQRLTPRRPRSLWSARNCAIAGRLIEEGRMQPPGLAQVQAAREDGRWDRAYAGGAAMTLPGDLLDAVQREPGAQRTLETLSRAQQYSIYHRLQTARTPELRQRRLEAILKQLVGGTPP from the coding sequence ATGTCTGAGGCCCTGGTCTTCGAAACGCCGGATCACCTGTGGCGCTGGTTGGAGCAGCATCACGCCGATCAGCCGGAACTCTGGGTCCGGGTGTTCAAGAAGGCCTCCGGGACGCCGTCCGTGACGTGGGACGACCTCGTGGTCACGGCTCTCTCCTGGGGCTGGATCGACGGGCAACGCCGGGCGCTGGATGAGGTGTCGTTCCTGCAACGCCTCACGCCCCGCCGGCCACGCTCGCTGTGGTCCGCCCGCAACTGCGCCATCGCCGGGCGCCTGATCGAGGAAGGCAGGATGCAGCCGCCCGGTCTGGCGCAGGTTCAGGCCGCCCGGGAGGACGGCCGCTGGGACCGGGCGTACGCGGGTGGCGCGGCCATGACGCTCCCGGGTGACCTGCTGGACGCTGTGCAGCGGGAGCCGGGAGCGCAGCGGACGCTGGAGACACTCAGCCGGGCCCAGCAGTACTCGATCTACCACCGACTCCAGACCGCCCGGACCCCCGAGCTCCGGCAGCGGCGACTGGAGGCCATCCTGAAGCAGCTCGTGGGCGGCACGCCGCCCTGA